A part of Bufo bufo chromosome 7, aBufBuf1.1, whole genome shotgun sequence genomic DNA contains:
- the PDIA5 gene encoding protein disulfide-isomerase A5: MSPAGLCWEKKRMLLLHVLIVFPSILLALKISPLIEKVSDHKDFKKLLRTRNNVLVLYSKTAKAAERQLKLLSDAAQDVRGIATISWIDCGDSESRKLCKKMKVDPGAKTGGAELLHYKDGTFHTEYNRPLTHKSMVAFLKDPEGAPLWEENPDAKDVVHIDSEKDFRKLLKKEDRPLLVMFYAPWCGVCKRLMPAYQQAATELKGTYVLAGMNVFPPEFERLKEEYSVKGYPTVLYFEKGKYKFNFEKYGATAKDIADWLKNPQAPAPEQPEVPWSEQEGAVHHLTDAGFDEFIQDHPSALVMFYAPWCGHCKKMKPDYEKAAEVLQKESGPGVLAAVDATVHRSLAERFHVSGFPTLKYFEDGEEKYTVPHLRTEEKIVEFMRSPEAPPPPEPAWEDKPSSVLHLLGDDFRETLKKKKHALAMFYAPWCPHCKNSIPDFMTAAEEFKEDRKIAYAAVDCTKEKNQALCKQEGVEGFPTYVYYNYGKFTEKYNGERSESAFVSFIRSLREKDHGKLGKKKEEL, translated from the exons ATCGTCTTCCCATCCATCCTCCTGGCGCTAAAAATCTCTCCGCTCATCGAAAAAGTCAGCGACCACAAGGACTTTAAGAAGCTGCTGCGCACTCGCAATAACGTGCTGGTTCTGTACTCCAAAACAG CCAAGGCTGCTGAGCGTCAGCTAAAGCTGCTGTCGGATGCGGCGCAGGATGTGCGGGGCATAGCTACCATATCATGGATTGACTGCGG TGACTCCGAGAGCAGGAAACTGTGTAAGAAGATGAAAGTGGACCCTGGCGCGAAGACTGGAGGCGCCGAGCTGCTGCACTACAA GGATGGGACGTTCCACACCGAGTACAACAGACCGCTCACACACAAG TCCATGGTGGCTTTTCTGAAAGACCCAGAGGGGGCGCCGCTGTGGGAGGAGAACCCTGACGCCAAAGACGTTGTCCATATTGACAGTGAGAAGGATTTCCGGAAGCTTCTGAAGAAGGAAgatcgccccctgctggtgatgttTTACGCCCCAT GGTGCGGTGTGTGTAAGAGGTTGATGCCAGCGTACCAACAGGCGGCCACCGAGCTAAAGGGCACCTAT GTTTTAGCGGGAATGAACGTCTTCCCTCCGGAGTTTGAAAGACTGAAGGAAGAGTACAGCGTAAAGGGCTACCCCACCGTTCTGTATTTTGA GAAAGGAAAGTACAAGTTCAACTTTGAGAAGTACGGAGCaactgccaaagacattgcagaCTGGCTGAAAAA CCCTCAGGCTCCGGCACCTGAACAGCCCGAAGTGCCGTGGTCGGAGCAGGAAGGCGCCGTCCATCACCTGACTGACGCCGGCTTTGATGAGTTCATCCAGGATCACCCGTCGGCGCTCGTCATGTTCTACGCCCCAT GGTGCGGACATTGCAAGAAGATGAAACCGGATTATGAAAAGGCGGCCGAAGTTCTGCAAAAAGAAAGT GGCCCCGGGGTCTTGGCGGCCGTGGACGCCACCGTCCACAGATCTCTGGCAGAGAGGTTCCACGTCTCTGGGTTCCCGACCTTGAAGTATTTTGAGGATGGTGAGGAGAAGTACACGGTGCCACACCTGCGCACAGAGGAGAAGATCGTGGAGTTCATGCGCAG CCCCGAAGCCCCGCCTCCTCCAGAACCGGCATGGGAGGACAAGCCATCGAGCGTGCTCCACCTCCTGGGAGACGACTTCAGAGAGACCCTGAAGAAGAAGAAGCACGCGCTCGCCATGTTCTACGCACCTT GGTGTCCTCACTGCAAAAACTCAATTCCTGATTTTATGACCGCAGCGGAGGAATTCAAAGAAGACCGGAAG ATCGCTTACGCTGCTGTTGACTGCACCAAAGAGAAGAACCAGGCTCTGTGTAAGCAGGAGGGAGTGGAGGGCTTCCCGACCTACGTCTACTACAACTACGGCAAATTCACGGAGAAATACAACGGGGAGCgctcg GAGTCTGCGTTTGTTTCCTTCATACGGTCGCTCAGAGAGAAGGACCACGGCAAACTCGGGAAGAAGAAGGAAGAACTGTAA